Part of the Oncorhynchus mykiss isolate Arlee chromosome 12, USDA_OmykA_1.1, whole genome shotgun sequence genome, ATTTCTGATTATCTTCTCAACTCACCATCACATACTTTTAATGTGAGGCAGTCAATTGAAAATTGGTCTGACATAATGTCTCctatctcaccaccactaatgataTTAGTGTACTTGATGCATGTCGTGtcggagcttctcaaagtcatgGGGCGTGGTCGACAGTGCGcaactcatctctgctgtcacatccaaCTTAGATTGATATTTGGTTTTATTGCAAACGAGAGCACTGAATCCAGCTTCACACAGATATGAGATGGCGAAGAGTAGCCTACCATGAGTTTTatggtgcattcaagacaactgggaactgatAAATACAAagtcaaatcatgatgtcagtgatctttagGTCAAAAAGTCAGAGTTCTCAaattggaattctgagttggatgaccgttcaaaacgattTTTCCAAGTCAGAGCTCATTTccttccgagttcccagttgtttttagcgtactgaagtctgagatttcagGGTATTCCCTTTGAGTCCCATTGGGATAATGGGATAATTTTAGCTTTTTTAAAGGACACAAATATATTCCCTTTGCTTTGCACCAGCACTCAAGGGCTGCACAGGGTACTCATCTACATCGGCTGCCTTCCTGGCAACTGCCTGGCATTTGACATCACCACCACCCTGGAGCAGTGTGCCTGCAACAAGGGCTATTGTAACTACCCCAACCCCATCATGCTTCTACTACAAAGACTGTGAAACTATGACCTTGAACAAAGCCTGTTTTGAAATGGTTACATTTTGCAAAGACAAGTTTTGACCATTAACCTAAATCTGAACTGATCTACTACCACTGTGGCCCTCTACATGTCCTCTGTTTTGTATCTGTCTGCAGTGTTCTATCTTTTCTCGAGGACATCAATCTCATCTCTTGTCCTGCTTTTCTTTactgaaaaataaaatgtatacatGAATGAATCGCTGCCCATGGCTTGATATAATACCGTCTCTATTTGTTACACTACAGCTAGGTGGAGGAGCTTACTTGAAAGATCACATCTGCCTCTACACTCAAGAGGTGCTGCTGAACTACAACAGCCTCAACTACAGGTGACGGAGTTGCACTGGAAAACACACAGGAGGACCCAAATGTATACTTTTAGTATATTAGAACAAGGTTGGTGTGATATATGCTACCAATAGAGATGCATATTTGTTGGACTCCCCCTGGTTTCTCTGTCTATCCCAGAGGACACTGGTTTGGATGTTTGAAGACATGGACAAATGTCAATGTCACTGAGGAAGGATTTGTGGTCATGCATGGCACTACAAACAAGATTTGGTAACACTCCATATAATCAGTATACTCTTCCCAGTCTTTCACTCTCGTCTGTGTAATGCTGTGAATTCCTGACTGTACTAAGGTGCATCTTTAGTCTTGGCATAGTTTCTACCCTGGTCCTGTTTGAGCTGTATAGCCTGAACTCATGTGGTCTTTGTCAATATCAAACCTtgagttggctatacagcactAACAGGCTACATACTGATCACTGGCTGGTGTGGTGCAGTTGGATGTGTCAGGGGAAACGCTCCGTGTCAACATGGCGGCACAGATCCTGGAAGCACCAGACTTACTTTGTCAAAGTCTCAAACAAGTAAGGGTCAAGTGTTACATGTGTATAGGTTCTACTTTCTCAGAAAGTGTGCACTCAAAATCTGATTGTATGTTAATTGGACATGGCCTTACATTCTTTAGGGGTATGAATTAGAGTACATACTGTGACTATGCATTGTGGTTTATACTCCACATGCATGGATTCCCGTTGGACCACACCAGAGGCCTGTTCTACGTGCTGGTAAGTCTGGTCACTGGGTTGTTCCAAATAGTTATATCTTTAACATCCATACAGTGTTTGCAATCCTGATTTTTCTTATTTGCATATCTTTTACAAGTTGtgtgctcatttttcaaaatggtTAAATTGATAAATTAAACAGTACCCTATTCAGTGCACAACttgctctagtcaaaagtagtgcactaaatagggtgccatttgggatgcacccttgGACTCAAATAGAATATAACCACAAATCATGACATATCTTCCCTTTCAGTACTGTTGTTTCCTTCCTCCAGATGACCCTGGCCACCGTAGTAGGAATCCTCTTCTGCTTCATTGTGTATACCTGCTGTGGTCCAGGATTGAAGAACCTGTTTAAGGCCTTATATCTACTAACTGAAAAGATCACAGCCCTATAGTTCACCATTCACTTTATTAAAAACAGACAGGCCGTATTAACATGGAATTTTTATTTCAGAATAGGAGCGGTTCTTTTTTCCAAGGTCTAATGTACAGAACAAATCAAATTCAACAATAagtcaaaaaaataataattctacaTCAAACAATACACTCACTGGTACAAAATCCTGTCCGCAATATTAGCACTTAAGTTAAAGGAAAACACTTGTCGGTCTCATACATTTTGTTTCTGATTCATACAGGGGACTTGTAGTGAAGATGTGAATGCAAAATACACTATGCATGGACACAGAGCATTACAGATTTGTGGGGGGGGGTCAGAGTTCTTTCTAGTTGGCATGCTGCGCAGTTGAGAAACACAGCTTCAGTGTGTAAGGGTACGGACCACCTGgaagaaaggggagggggaggttAGCCAACTGGAAAGCTTGTGTCAgtctggaataatacattaaCTAGTCTGGGGTGGATTCCCAAAAACAAAGAATCTTTAGCATTAAGATCATAGTTCCTACATTTACACTTGAGCCAAAATCtgcagcgtttaccatgaatTTGATCTCTGCGAACATAGTCGGTAGGGTAGTACCGTGGCTTTGAATGAATCCTGGCCTTAAGGTGATCTCAGCGCTGAAGATGATCATGTTTTTGGGAAAGTCACTCCTGAAGGACAGACTAGTGTATTTGCTCACCGTTGGTATCATTAGCGGTGGTGTTGTTATCGCAGTCGGAGTACTTACTGGGGTTCTTCATCTGGTAGTGGTTCATCATGGCCAGAGCCTCCATGGAATCGTTTATAGACTCCCACTCCAGCAGCCCGGATGAGCTCCTCTCACCTGTCGCGCCACCCGAGGCGAGACACACATTCTAATTTATTGACACTGCAACACCTGACCCATGGGAATTCACTCGAATTTAAAGACCAGATATTCATGCAAATAAAGTTCATATCACTCACTCTTTCCAGTGAAGAGTTTGATGCTGGATGGGTTCTTCACACCAAGTTCCTCACAGACCTGAAAGGATCAGCCCCCCACACACAAACCAGGTAAGTAAACTTGTAACATTCAAATCTCCAAGAAAACCAACAACCCAATCCAAAGCTCACAGCCCCCGAATCCTCTCCAGTTGTCTTACCCCATTGAAGACCTCCACGGAGATGTCGGGCTGCCCGTTGAAGAAGTGCAAGACATTGCTGGGATGCTGGATGCGGTTCTTTGCCGCCTGCTCCGGGGAGGTGAAGCGGTTGTTGCGGGAGCCGTGGAAGTCCTTAAAGCTGCTGGAGCCGTCCTCCAGTTCATAGGACTGACCAGGCATGATGGCCTGCTGCTTGGACACACTGTGGACGGTGGATGGACAACACTAGTATGAGTGTACATTAACACCACAAACCTGTGAGGCGTCTGTTACTAGTCAGTTTCTTTGGATGTCAATGTGCATGCAGAGTTTGAAAGCAGCACTGACCAGACGTTGAGCTTCTGTCCAAACAGGAAGTTGTTGTTGAGGTGGCTGATGGCACGGTCCACAGCGTAGCAGTCGCCCATCTCCACCATGGCTGCCCCCGGCTTACTCTTCATGAACTTCACCTGAGGACGAAGGGGGACAGGGTTCAGAAACACTATCCTACTACCCACCTCCAGCATGGCCACAGAACAGATTTTTCACCAGTCTATACCCCCAACAAGAACAGTCTATAACCTCTGCCTCAATAATACACTGCTCCCCTGTCTGGACTCACCCGCTCCACATTGCCGTAGAGACAGAAGACGTTGAAGACCTTGTCGGCATTGATCTTCGCGGGCTCCAGGCCGTACACCATGACAACAGGGGAGTCAGCGTGGGCGGTGTAGTCACCGGGGGGAGGTGGGCCATGTCCGTACCCAGGTCCCCCGTAGCTTCCACCACGTCCGCGGCCACGCCCTCCCATCGGAGGCCCCATGCGGCGCCCGCCCTCATAGTGAGGAGGAGGGGGCCCGTAGCCACTTTCATCATGGTAGCCGTGATAAGCACCAGTCGGCCCGCCTTGTGAGAGGAATGGATAGACAGAGTGGTGGTTACTGGGCAAACCGATTAAAATAGTCACTGGAGTCCTTCTAGACATCCCAACTCCTATACTTACCATACTCTGGAGGGTGGTCTCCTAGTAGAGCTGGCGGCCTCGCACGCTTGTTGGGGTTGGCATTGGGATCTGAGAGCAAGAAATAGCAATAAAGTTAGCCACTGAATGCTGATTTGACAGTGTATCAAAAGAGGCACAGCTACAAGCTATGGGGCAGTGTTGTGATTAACATGCACGAGAAGCTGGGTTAAAATATTTACTGTCTTAAAACCATACGTTACAAGCTTATGCAGGCCCTCATACCATTTGTTACCATAACtaaaacaaaatgtaacatactggAGATTTGTATGAGGATTTAACAGCAGCATAGCGAATGGAACAGAGTCACACTAATGTATTCCATTATTGCTCAATCATTATCATACGAACTCACACACACCTTGTGAATTGTTCCAATTGCCTTCAGCGTCAGCATCTGTGCAGGTACATACACATGTCAAAACCAAAACAAATCATGTACAAACTTGAATATTTGTTTATAGTTTAACCAAAAGCAAGAATATCAAATTAACATTTAATCAGTAACATGTTGCAAAACATAAAATGACATCTAGGAAAAACTAGAACCACCTGACAAATAAACTAATTCAAACATTAACGGGCTACATGTATtaagatttgttttatttttttataaatcagAACAATTCTATTAAAATGTACAGTCATTACATTGGTTAAAAGGAGCAGCCCTTTTCCCCAGTTAGTAGTAATGTGATATAGCACTAATAATACATTGAATATCACTTAGTAGCTAAGCTTAATGTTTATTTGATTCTAGCAGGACTTGAGTTTCATAGCCTGACAAATGCATAGCACCCCACCCATGGACAACAGTCTGAAAAGCATTTGACAAAAACATGGCCTAGAATTGTATACGTGTGAGTGAATATATTACATTGGCTAGCTATAATATGGAGCAACAACCACAGAGACATTTCCTCAAATGTCCAGTGAATTGTGATTTTAGAAACTACTTTAACTTATACATCTAACAGTGGTCTGCATCAAAATATGAGACTAGAAATTCAATTCCTTCTTCCCCTTTTCATAGAAGTTGCTGTGAGACAACACATTTCTAAAGCAATAATACAGAGGATAGCCTACTGAGCACTAGCAGCAATCTCAGTGAGGAGATTCCAGAACTAATTTGATAAGTCAACGATTTACAAATGGGGTTGACAAAGTCAATCACAACAAGCAGACATTTACATTTCAATCATTCTctatcacctggtcagtcacgTCTCTTTACATGTACTTACAGCACCAGACACGGAGAACACAGGATGCAGAAGGCTGGTCAGTGAGGATCCCACCCACCAAACCTGTGACTCCAGCTTCAACTCACTGTTTCCACATTTCCCCACCAGAGAAAGAGTATACACCAATCTTCCACGCTTCGCTCCAAGTTGGTTGCTTTGTTTTTAAGTGTTGCCATTTGAGGCACATTTCCAGCTTACCGTGCTTTGACCGCAAAGCCAGAGGACATTTGCACCGTTTGAGGCGTGTCTTGTCGTCAGACACAGAGCCAAACCTGCATCACACGGGAGGCGttaagaggcatcactacaggccAGTTCAGAAAGGGAAAAAACAACGTAGTAGAATCAACACAAGAACagcacagagagaagagggggagggtacAAGGGAAAAAAACAGAGCACCCAAGTCCATCAATGCAGAGAGAAGTTTGGGAAATGCTGAGGTTTCTATCAGTTTGCCTCTGTGCTTGTATGCTTGGCGGGTGTTTGATGCTTGTGTCTTCGTGGTCCCAGTTTGGGTTTGTGCAGTGCGTCTTCTCATGTAAGGGGCCGCACAGTGTGCTGCTTGTTTTTTTTGTACAATGGATGTGGTCCCCCCAATGGCGAAGTGAGGCATCTAGTGCTTGGCAGTAAAATCATCTGGAATGGCATTGTCTGCATGGTGGTGTGTTGTCATGGCGATTCAACTTGGTGTGTTGTTGCCATGAGTATTCAGCTCGGTGGTGTTTTGTTCAGCACAAGAGGGGAGAGTGATATCAAAAGGAAGCCCACGCCCAAGTCAAGAGACGGGACGGCATAGGGGTAGTTTGAGAAAAAGTGTTCCCGCTGCCTCTGTATATTGTCTCAGTATGTAGTGTCATCTGTTCCCTTCTCGGGCTGTTAAGTGTGTTTTGAAAACTCCTCTGTTGCTCGCTTAGTGGTTGGTGTCTGACAGTCGGATCCCGAGGGCTGGGAGGAGTGGCCTTATCGGCCACACACCAGACTCCTGCCCCCATCAAACAAAATGTGTTGTGTCAATAGGTGAGATCTTCAGCGTTCTGGAGATGGGATATGCTGTACTTGTaagaggaggatggatggataTCAATCTATCAGATCAGTCTGTGGTGGTGGATAATGCTGGGTGTCTGCTCACAGACTCTTGGGAGTCTCAGGCCCTCACCATGATCAAAACAGGACGGCTATTTTCCCCAAACCAAAAGTGGGATAAAAAGAGGAACATGGTTTTCCTTGCAGAAGTGGAGAGAGTAGTGGTGGAAATTTGGATTAGGAAGAAAATCAGGTTGTGTGAATTCCAGTGTCTGCTGCCCCCATTGTGTCCGATGTTAACCGAGGAACTGGTTGGTTTGGAATGCCTGTGGGTGGGTGCTGTTGTAGCTGATGTGTCTTAAGCTACAGCATGTGTCTGCTTAGGGCTTTAGGTGAGTCTGTATGACTGTGCACAGTGAGGACACGAGGAGCAGCGCCGGTCGCACTTAACACCTGC contains:
- the LOC110537649 gene encoding heterogeneous nuclear ribonucleoprotein L isoform X1; translated protein: MAAAAGRYYNEGGRATKRQKTEDGMTTEGYDDPHKTLPSPVVHIRGLVDGIMEADLVEALQEFGTISYVVMMPKKRQALVEYEDMNGSCNAVTYAAENQVYIAGHPAFINYSTSQKISRPGDPDDSRSVNNVLLLTIMNPIYPITSDVLYTVCNNCGPVQRIVIFRKNGVQAMVEFDAVQSAQRAKASLNGADIYSGCCTLKIEYAKPTRLNVFKNDQDTWDYTNPNPSGHDADAEGNWNNSQDPNANPNKRARPPALLGDHPPEYGGPTGAYHGYHDESGYGPPPPHYEGGRRMGPPMGGRGRGRGGSYGGPGYGHGPPPPGDYTAHADSPVVMVYGLEPAKINADKVFNVFCLYGNVERVKFMKSKPGAAMVEMGDCYAVDRAISHLNNNFLFGQKLNVCVSKQQAIMPGQSYELEDGSSSFKDFHGSRNNRFTSPEQAAKNRIQHPSNVLHFFNGQPDISVEVFNGVCEELGVKNPSSIKLFTGKSGATGERSSSGLLEWESINDSMEALAMMNHYQMKNPSKYSDCDNNTTANDTNGGPYPYTLKLCFSTAQHAN
- the LOC110537649 gene encoding heterogeneous nuclear ribonucleoprotein L isoform X2 → MAAAAGRYYNEGGRATKRQKTEDGMTTEGYDDPHKTLPSPVVHIRGLVDGIMEADLVEALQEFGTISYVVMMPKKRQALVEYEDMNGSCNAVTYAAENQVYIAGHPAFINYSTSQKISRPGDPDDSRSVNNVLLLTIMNPIYPITSDVLYTVCNNCGPVQRIVIFRKNGVQAMVEFDAVQSAQRAKASLNGADIYSGCCTLKIEYAKPTRLNVFKNDQDTWDYTNPNPSGHDADAEGNWNNSQDPNANPNKRARPPALLGDHPPEYGGPTGAYHGYHDESGYGPPPPHYEGGRRMGPPMGGRGRGRGGSYGGPGYGHGPPPPGDYTAHADSPVVMVYGLEPAKINADKVFNVFCLYGNVERVKFMKSKPGAAMVEMGDCYAVDRAISHLNNNFLFGQKLNVCVSKQQAIMPGQSYELEDGSSSFKDFHGSRNNRFTSPEQAAKNRIQHPSNVLHFFNGQPDISVEVFNGVCEELGVKNPSSIKLFTGKSERSSSGLLEWESINDSMEALAMMNHYQMKNPSKYSDCDNNTTANDTNGGPYPYTLKLCFSTAQHAN
- the LOC110537649 gene encoding heterogeneous nuclear ribonucleoprotein L isoform X4, with product MAAAAGRYYNEGGRATKRQKTEDGMTTEGYDDPHKTLPSPVVHIRGLVDGIMEADLVEALQEFGTISYVVMMPKKRQALVEYEDMNGSCNAVTYAAENQVYIAGHPAFINYSTSQKISRPGDPDDSRSVNNVLLLTIMNPIYPITSDVLYTVCNNCGPVQRIVIFRKNGVQAMVEFDAVQSAQRAKASLNGADIYSGCCTLKIEYAKPTRLNVFKNDQDTWDYTNPNPSGHDADAEGNWNNSQDPNANPNKRARPPALLGDHPPEYGGPTGAYHGYHDESGYGPPPPHYEGGRRMGPPMGGRGRGRGGSYGGPGYGHGPPPPGDYTAHADSPVVMVYGLEPAKINADKVFNVFCLYGNVERVKFMKSKPGAAMVEMGDCYAVDRAISHLNNNFLFGQKLNVCVSKQQAIMPGQSYELEDGSSSFKDFHGSRNNRFTSPEQAAKNRIQHPSNVLHFFNGQPDISVEVFNGVCEELGVKNPSSIKLFTGKSERSSSGLLEWESINDSMEALAMMNHYQMKNPSGPYPYTLKLCFSTAQHAN
- the LOC110537649 gene encoding heterogeneous nuclear ribonucleoprotein L isoform X3 — encoded protein: MAAAAGRYYNEGGRATKRQKTEDGMTTEGYDDPHKTLPSPVVHIRGLVDGIMEADLVEALQEFGTISYVVMMPKKRQALVEYEDMNGSCNAVTYAAENQVYIAGHPAFINYSTSQKISRPGDPDDSRSVNNVLLLTIMNPIYPITSDVLYTVCNNCGPVQRIVIFRKNGVQAMVEFDAVQSAQRAKASLNGADIYSGCCTLKIEYAKPTRLNVFKNDQDTWDYTNPNPSGHDADAEGNWNNSQDPNANPNKRARPPALLGDHPPEYGGPTGAYHGYHDESGYGPPPPHYEGGRRMGPPMGGRGRGRGGSYGGPGYGHGPPPPGDYTAHADSPVVMVYGLEPAKINADKVFNVFCLYGNVERVKFMKSKPGAAMVEMGDCYAVDRAISHLNNNFLFGQKLNVCVSKQQAIMPGQSYELEDGSSSFKDFHGSRNNRFTSPEQAAKNRIQHPSNVLHFFNGQPDISVEVFNGVCEELGVKNPSSIKLFTGKSGATGERSSSGLLEWESINDSMEALAMMNHYQMKNPSGPYPYTLKLCFSTAQHAN
- the LOC110537649 gene encoding heterogeneous nuclear ribonucleoprotein L isoform X5, whose amino-acid sequence is MEADLVEALQEFGTISYVVMMPKKRQALVEYEDMNGSCNAVTYAAENQVYIAGHPAFINYSTSQKISRPGDPDDSRSVNNVLLLTIMNPIYPITSDVLYTVCNNCGPVQRIVIFRKNGVQAMVEFDAVQSAQRAKASLNGADIYSGCCTLKIEYAKPTRLNVFKNDQDTWDYTNPNPSGHDADAEGNWNNSQDPNANPNKRARPPALLGDHPPEYGGPTGAYHGYHDESGYGPPPPHYEGGRRMGPPMGGRGRGRGGSYGGPGYGHGPPPPGDYTAHADSPVVMVYGLEPAKINADKVFNVFCLYGNVERVKFMKSKPGAAMVEMGDCYAVDRAISHLNNNFLFGQKLNVCVSKQQAIMPGQSYELEDGSSSFKDFHGSRNNRFTSPEQAAKNRIQHPSNVLHFFNGQPDISVEVFNGVCEELGVKNPSSIKLFTGKSGATGERSSSGLLEWESINDSMEALAMMNHYQMKNPSKYSDCDNNTTANDTNGGPYPYTLKLCFSTAQHAN